Genomic DNA from Nitratidesulfovibrio vulgaris str. Hildenborough:
ATGGGCTACAGGGATTCGCGGGCCATGCACGACGCAATGATCATCGGCACACTGCTCATCGGTTTCATGATCCTGTGCGCCCACCTTGCGGGAACCTTGGGACGGGCCGTGCTGCCGGACCTGCCCGCGGGCGACCTCGCCATGCCAAGTCTCATCGTACAGCTGCTCTCGCCTTTCTGGGCGGGGGTCTTCATCGCGGGGCCGTTGGCAGCCATCATGTCGACGGTGGATTCCATGCTGCTGCTGGCTTCGGCTGCCATCGTCAAAGACCTCTATGTCCGCTATCGCCTTGGCGGGGACACTTCAAGACTGCGCCCGGTCACCATGAAGCGCATGAGCGTCGCCAGTACGGCGGTCATCGGCGTGCTGGTCTTCGTCGCGGCCATGGAACCGCCAGACCTGCTGGTGTGGATCAATCTCTTCGCGTTCGGGGGCCTCGAAGCCGTCTTCCTGTGGCCTCTGGTTCTTGGACTCTACTGGCGGCGCGGGAATGCCACCGGTGCCATCGCCTCGATTCTTTCGGGCGTGACTGCCTTCGTGTGGCTGACCATCGCCAAGCCCGACATGGGCGGCATACATGCCATCGTGCCCACCACGCTGTTGTCCCTTGTCATGTTCGTGGCGGGGTCGCTGGCAGGGCGTCCTTCCGGTCGGGAGGTCGATGCGCTCTTCGGCGGCGAGCGTTCCTGATTGCGGGTGCGCGTTCCGGCATGACGCCGATACCGGCCTGTGCGGCAGGGCGAGGCTACTCGTGTCTGGAGTAGGACTTCATCACGCCATTGCGGATGGCCTCGACGGTTCCTGCCCGCTGCATGGTGGCGAGAACGCGGTTGAACTGCGTGATGAAATCGTACTTGAAGGCAAAGCGCCCCTTGTCATTGTCGGTGATGCCCAGATGCCCGTATTCCTCTGATAGGACAGCGGTCTCGACGAGTTTTCCCGTCACGTCTCCCCGGCGGGCGAGGCGTTCCCACTCCACGAAGATGGATGCCGGGTCGTTGACGTACCCCTGAAGCCGGTCCCGATTGAGCTTCAGAAGGTTTTGTTCGGTCGTGCCGCTGTTGTCCCAGCGGATGCGTCCCTCGGTGATGGCTTTGGTCGCTTTACTGCAGAGTGGGGTGGAGAAGCCCGCATTCGTCCCGATGGCGAATCCGTCATAGTCGTCGGGCCAATGTTCGCGCGGGCGGGTCATGGACCGTTCATGGACGACCAGAGAGAGTCGTTCTTTGAGGATGGGGTCGGAATAGCTTATGTAGGGCCGTTCATGTGGACGGTAGTAGGGGGGGATGATGCCGAAGGCCTCTCCGTTCATGACCTGCAGCAGGCCCCGCTTCCACGGTACAGGCTGGATGCTGACGGCGTATCCGGGCATGCGCGAGGCGATTTCCCTGACGATTTCCACATAGATGCCCTTGACCTCTCCGGAATCGGCATACGAGTAGGGCGGGTAGCTGTCGTCGCACAGGATGACCACCGGCTGTGCCGCATGGGTCGGGAAGACGATACCGCATGACGCCAGCCAGACAATGGCGAAACACAGTCGTATCATGTCCTCCCTCCCGTGGTAGGTGCACCATTCTGATGCACGGTACATGGCGAATGGGCTGGCAGCCATTATTACAGCCTTGCCGTCAGGTAGACGTGCGGCGTTGTTGCAGGACTCATGTCCGGAGTGGGGGCATGTGCAAAGGGGCATCTCCTGATGGCCCGCACCTGCTGCATGGCTGCTTCGCCGTC
This window encodes:
- a CDS encoding substrate-binding periplasmic protein, with protein sequence MIRLCFAIVWLASCGIVFPTHAAQPVVILCDDSYPPYSYADSGEVKGIYVEIVREIASRMPGYAVSIQPVPWKRGLLQVMNGEAFGIIPPYYRPHERPYISYSDPILKERLSLVVHERSMTRPREHWPDDYDGFAIGTNAGFSTPLCSKATKAITEGRIRWDNSGTTEQNLLKLNRDRLQGYVNDPASIFVEWERLARRGDVTGKLVETAVLSEEYGHLGITDNDKGRFAFKYDFITQFNRVLATMQRAGTVEAIRNGVMKSYSRHE